actCTATAGACACTTAGTTTTTCATCACTAAAACTGCCAGTATACTATTCCTCTAATGAATCAGAATAAGGCATATCGGCTGACTGGTTCCAACAACTGTCAACCAATCGTTGCGTAGAAATTCACTGAACAGTGGACAaacgttcattttttttttgttaaatagtTGTCAATGTACCGTCGGCTTAAAAGAAAAATACACATTCGACCGATTAGTTCCCGGTTCCCTTTCCCTCTTGTTggggtgtataaaaattttgttcgattgTTGAGTTTGTGAGCACAAAAAAAGCATTCCGGGCACATTCCGTTAGTGTTAACAAAGTTATTAACAAGAATCCCTCGAAGAACCATACCACATTTTCACGCGATAGGCATCAACAAATGAATAAGCCGCATTGAAACAGCTCAtaatgatgaattttttttctgcaggTGTCTGACATGAAATACGATAAAAACGAAAGAGCTACTACACTAATAATAGGAGAAACGAACGGTTCGTACGGTGAATTAACTCCACACATCGGCCGAGTATCGCTTCTGGGCTTCCATCTTTTTGATGTACTGCTGAGCTTCCGTATCGCTCAGGTTGCCCTTGGTCTTTAGCATTTTCAGCAGAATGTTTCGCACATCGGTGGCCATATTCTTTGCGTCACTGTTGATGAAAGAGAAAGTCGGTTTAGCGTTTTCTGTTTGCTCACCGATTCTTACCCACACGTCACTTACCCGCAAATATAGAAATGACCCTTTTTCTGCCCTATCACATCCCACAGAAGATCCATGTCTTCCTCCAGCAGATGTGTGACGTACACTTTATGGGCTTGTTCCCGAGAGAAGGCGCATCGCAAATTGATGACACCTTGTTTGGCGTAATCTTCCAAttcctacaaaaaaaaatgaataatcctCGCTACCCAAAAATGAAGCAACACAAACCTCTTCATAAATGTAATCCTCGGACCGTTTCCGGCAGCCAAAGTACagaatggtttgaccgatttctttGCCATCTTTCTTGTGGAAGTCTCGTTCCTGGATGAACCCACGGAACGGAGCCAGCCCCGTTCCAGGGCCAACCATGATGACCGGTGTTTCCGTccttgccggtaaccgaaactgACTTTTCCGAATAAAGATAGGAACCCGTGGCAGCGGTTCTCCGTTCATCGGATGCTTCTGGGAAAGGAATGTTGTGGCGACACCTTTGTTTACGCGACCGGTTTTCGTTTCATACTTGACCAGAACGGCCGTGACGTGCACCGTAGTGGGGTACAGTTTCGACGAAGAGGAAATCGAATAGAACCGAGGTTGCAACCGTGGTAGCAACTCGCAAATGTGATCGATCGGAGGATGACACGATGGAAGGTCCTCCAGCACATGCACAATGTTTCGACAGCTGTCCTGAATCCATTCCTGATACTTGAGTTTACCTTCCGGAgctgtagaacacatgaaacgTAAGAATTCCTTGTCCTTTTCATCACTACAATACTCAGCCAATTCCTTCAGGATATGCGTTCTTGGCAGCGCCGTTATTTCTATGTAATGCGTCAAAGCCGTCCTGTACGTAGTTGGGCAAGGGAAGGGATGCTTCTTACTGCTATCCGTATCGGTgttaatcaatgaaaagataacGTCCAGATCGGCATTGCACAACTTGCCAAGCCTTACAACCAAATCACTATCATTAACGGGATACATTGCCAAATGATCACCAGCTTCATATCGCATCTTGGATCCTTCGATATCGAATTCAATGTGCATACAGGATCGGCCACCAGCCTTGTGCAGCTCTCGATTGATCTTGATTGGTGCCAGGAATGGATTTTTCGCGTCGAACGGTGGTCGCTGTGTCTGCAGCGAGTGCAGTCGAGCAATCTCACCCGTGTACAGCCGTTCGGCCGGTGTTTCCGGTTGCTCAAGTAGACGATACTGACGAGTCATCACGTCTTCCCCGGTGCTCTCGATACCGAAGAAATCACACACCGCCGGCCAGAACTTGTCTTTCCAGgtgatgaaatcatcttcaatgcTGCAAAGGATGGGAAAACCAAATGAATACTATCTAGCTAGACTAGTACGAGTTCATTTACTTTGCATCGTCATCTCCAAGGCCCAATTCGAACACTCTGGTAGCGCCGAGTTCCTCCAAACGTTTATCCACATAGATTCCCACCTTGTTGTAGTGCTCATAGGTCTTGTTTCCAAGTCCAAACACCTGCAAATAGTAGAAAACAAACACTTTAATTAAACACACTCGCTCTCACACTTTGATAACGGTCGACTCAAGGGTGCAACGAGTAAAACTATCACTAGCACCGTTACGTAACGATacaataattctacaaacgttcCCTTGCTCTCACTGTACCTCAATCAATTTCCATTTCCGTCGAAAACGACTACTGGCTTTCGGGTCTTGTAAGATATTTGCTAGCAATCGCAGAGAAAAACGTTTGAAAAATCCGCTCCTTGAAATACGTTGAACAGGAGAGTTAACGTAATTGGAATCAACCACACAATTTCTGTGTGGCTGTCGCTGCCCATTGTAGACCGAACAAAGTTGGATGATCGGCCTTCTGACACGAGCAATCATTCGGTGCGATGATTGCATTTGCTTCAATGAAGAGTTCGTTGTAATTTACATTTTTCTCTATTGATAATCAGAAACACAGTAACGAAACACGTTCCGAGCGGAACGATGGGAAAGAAAAGCAAAGCAACACTATGATGTGATGACTGATGACAGTGAGAAATGTCAGTTCGGAACTGCGTCGTGCGAGAGCTAACCTCGCACTCGTACACGCTGTCAGAAAATTACTGAGTTTGTAATAGTTTTCAACCGTAGATGGATTTCGGTACTGCATTTTCTTTCAATTAGTATAATGGCGAAAATAATgtaaaactagaagaatttaaccAATAATTCTCATCTCATTAGTCGAGTCATCATATTACTAGACCTACAATAAACGTCTTAATcgaacctaagaagcaatattAGTGCGTCGAACGACCCAAACGTGGCTGCTAATAAACAACAACaagcaatattactggaaaataGAGAGAAAAACGTACAATACTTAGGGcacattcagtagtgttctagtcctagatgcataatttatgccagttacaaaatttaaatctgaattttataacaagaaaaactggcagccccagcagtgttttacacgtgtttcaaatatacgaaAAATAgagcggcatcgtagaccagtttaaaatttgacagaagaactggtcgaataaataaaactagaacggcttgctggggatacgtttgttccagtttctgctctattatagatcttttatatagaacttctagctgctgaatttgctcttatattATAGTGACGCGAAAGTAGGATGAACAtattgcacatattttcatCCGATCAGTCGAGCCAatgtctaatgtcgttttcgtttaaaaacaaTCAAACTGCTCCTATTTTCCTTTACAGTTCTCACTGCCCTCTTTTCGTCCGCCAGTGTATGCGCGAACGTTTGGTTTCATTTTACTCCTCGGATGCTGTTTTATTAATGCCATTTTCGCTTGAAGCAAAACTCCACCCAGTTTCGACTCTAATTGCTGTCAAATATATGGATTTGACAGAAGTAGAGGTTAGcattggtcttacaaaccagttgtcgtatgttcgagcccgagCAGGAAGAATTCGTAGTATCATTAGAATCCGTAGCATTAGccatacactctgaatcggctgtgaagtttgttgaaacagaaggtccactacaggaatgtaatactaagGCTTTGCTAGAGGTTGTACACGACCTTAACGCTCCTTCGAATCAGTTCCTGCACTCAGGgctgccaggttcacagattaacctgtgttcccgattttcaactttctgcacggattttaaaaatgacaccgattttcacagatttctgaaaatgaacacAGATTTCCACatatttttgtaaatcgatAACAGTTTAGCACGACCACTTGGAAAtaatgagaccttttttttttttgttcaccaaCATGATTCTACTCAGCTTTTATAgtacgggaaacgtgcacagattttgcacagacagggttttggcttgatcacagatttttgaaaaaatgacctggcatccctgcctgTACTGCTTCAGAGAGGCCAACTGCcaactgccaactgctgcgtgtaatcttgagctactccagcatcccgaAGCCGCTCGATGTTGAACCGCGACGGTTTCTGTTTGACACCCACCGTCGAaaattttgagcgcatgcatattgcaaccaagtagtggtccgaatctatatttgcaatgcggtaggtgcgaacattgttgaagaGTGAGAAAAAATTTCCGTCGATCATAACGTGGTTGATTTGGTTTTCGATCTGTTGGTCAGATGatcaggtagctttgtggatgtCCTTGCGGGGGAAAAAGTGATTCTAATTACCATTCCTCGGAAGCCGGAAAGTTAACACATCGTTGGCCGCTGTTGTTCGATGCGGCGCACAGTCTGTTCggtccgattaccggtcggttcATTACCTCCCTTCCTACATGgacattcatgtcaccgatgacctTTATTATGTCTCTGTGGGGGCAGCGGTCATAAGCTTGTTCCAGctacacgtagaacgcttcttttcCGTTGTCAGACCTCTCTTCGTGTGGGCAGTGGACGCTAATGATTCTGTAGTTGAAAAAACGACCTTTAATTATCAAcatacacatcctagcgttgatcggctacCATCTGATCACTTGCCCTGCGCTACGAAGCCAGTTCTCAGTTCGTTTCTTGTGCCACAGCGTTGGAAGAAAGAAGTTGCTCggtgtccgcttttccacatcTTCTATTTCGTCCGAAAAATCTCCTGCAGCGCTATGACGTCGAAGTTGCGAcaatttagttcgtcgtatattatcctgtcgcagtcTGCAAATCCCAGAGACGTccagttcaaaattcaaaatttccaaTCGTAGTTCTTATTTTGTCGCGtaggtctatgccgattgttccgagtCGTATTACCTCCTATATTATTTGTAATTGATGTTTTTACACCAACCCTTTGTCTCGCCGGAGAATCATCGGGCTTGCTCTGTTTGATGTCCCACCTAGCTCTAGGACACTTGGTAGGACTGTTACCTTGGGTTTACAGCGTTTCTTATGCAGCCGCTAGATACCAAAACAAACGCTGTTAGAAGCCGTTCCTCACATGCGGTATAGGCACTCCTAAGAgaacccccttccctgtcaccATACAACCAACGCTTTCACCGCAAGGGTTGGCGTTAACAGCCAGTACTACGCGAAGATAAGGATAGGAGTTATCGAAGTCCAGCCAGTCATTCACCAAATtgcgaaaaaaaagtttcgcttaGACCACAAATAAGTTCATGTtgaacaaaaaacttttttcacctAAATATTCTACACAAATGCTAGCAGTGATTTAGACAATAGTTATTAAGTGCTACGTCAACTGCTACAACAACTCCTTTTAGTTATTTTTTCGTCTCCAAGAATTTCACAAGAATCCATGTTGGAATACAAATCTTCGAAAGGAATTAAAAAGCTTACTAATATAAACAATGCAATCATAAAATAAAGAATTAGGCTAAAATCTAGCAGAGGAAATGGTCTTCGAAAAAGATATGTTTAAATACAATTTAAAGATAAATTAATTACTTGTCCTGGATTGCACTAGGAAAAGCTGTCATAACACAGCTAGTCATTGAAAAAAAGAATTCAAATTGTTATTTGGAAATGTGTATGTCTAGCAGGAAAAAAAGATACGAAAACCGTATACAAAAGACGCCGAGATTTAACACGGTAAATTTGAAAAGTTCTTCAGAATtctagaaaatttaaaattcccTCTACCCACAATACCCACATTATCTGCCGGGCATACTTGGAGAAATACGATGACCCATCGTTTAGAAGCCTGGCGGAAAATGCCTATCGAAGTGCCGTTGAAAAAACGAGTTGCATATATTCTCTCTAAttactttactttgaaaattgcAGCGCTATTAGAGAGGAAAGCTTCCGGTAACAAAAACAACCATCTGTACACGATACGCAATTAAAATAGTTGCATTCAATGACAAGAGCATCGGTATGACGTTGAAACTAATTACAAATACTCAGAGCCAGTGTTTGCTGTTGTGATTTGTTCTATTCGCAGGCGTCTAAATTCCGACTATCGAGACTAGTTAATCACGGGATTTACCGCACCGTTTGTACAAAAATAATAGCTTGGATGTCAGAATCTTGGAAAACATTACTTACTGTGTAATTAAGCCCGGCCATGTCCACGTCATTGTTCTGGATCCATTCATAGAACTCCATGCAATTGTCTGTGGGATCTCCCTCGCCGTATGTTGCTAGGCAGAATACAGCCAACGATTTGTCAATATCCTTGAGCGCAAGTAGTTCTTCCTGTGAACGAATTGGGTCGTTAAATTTTCACCACCGTGGACTCGTGAAATCATTCCATCTTACCATGTCACATTCCTCCGGATCAGCCACCATACCTTTCATCTGGTAACGAAGACCTTCCTTCGCCAGTCGCCCGGCGAATTCTTCCGCTGTGCCGGTTTGTGAACCGTAAAACACTACCAACCGACGGCCAGATGATTTTAGCTTCTTGATAAAGGAGTTCTCCGTCATCGCCATCGTGTTGACGGTGGTTGGcctgttttgttgttgttgttgggagTGTGGAAAGACAGAAGAAATGTTGAAACAATCATAGAAGTATTCCTAAAATCCAGCAAACTTACTGTATCGAGTACGACTTGAACTGGCTGGGTTGTGAATCCTTTTTCCGGTTTTTCAGCAGGAACCAGGCGGCACCGGCCACCAGAATCGTCAGCAGCACCAAATCCAGCGGGCCGAGGAAGGGTTCTTCGCTTACTGGTGCCGGTggcacttccggttcactgtgtGTGTCCATTGTGGTGGGTTATCGTGCTGTCCGACGCGACCGGTTCGCGTGCGAAGTCTGTAATCAGAAACAAGAAAAAGGTGATGGGTCAATATTTGCTTGCCTGGTGCATTTATTTTATGTTCCGCAAGTGaattttattaaacaaaatttgtttattGTTTGTTATTTGCTTATTTGAATTACTATATCAACGGCGGGCAGCAATTGTTCGTTACAAAAATTACTATTCTCCACGTCTGGGATTTTTTTACATATCTCGTATAGCATCGGGCTAAAAGACAAGTGTCGTTATAATTGGCGCTAATAATTGTAGTAAACTGTATTGATTCATCACCTCGACGTAGGTAGTTAGTTGCTCAGAAATTCCACTTCAGAGCAGTACAGATCATTCGAACAG
This genomic window from Malaya genurostris strain Urasoe2022 chromosome 1, Malgen_1.1, whole genome shotgun sequence contains:
- the LOC131426098 gene encoding NADPH--cytochrome P450 reductase isoform X1, with the translated sequence MDTHSEPEVPPAPVSEEPFLGPLDLVLLTILVAGAAWFLLKNRKKDSQPSQFKSYSIQPTTVNTMAMTENSFIKKLKSSGRRLVVFYGSQTGTAEEFAGRLAKEGLRYQMKGMVADPEECDMEELLALKDIDKSLAVFCLATYGEGDPTDNCMEFYEWIQNNDVDMAGLNYTVFGLGNKTYEHYNKVGIYVDKRLEELGATRVFELGLGDDDANIEDDFITWKDKFWPAVCDFFGIESTGEDVMTRQYRLLEQPETPAERLYTGEIARLHSLQTQRPPFDAKNPFLAPIKINRELHKAGGRSCMHIEFDIEGSKMRYEAGDHLAMYPVNDSDLVVRLGKLCNADLDVIFSLINTDTDSSKKHPFPCPTTYRTALTHYIEITALPRTHILKELAEYCSDEKDKEFLRFMCSTAPEGKLKYQEWIQDSCRNIVHVLEDLPSCHPPIDHICELLPRLQPRFYSISSSSKLYPTTVHVTAVLVKYETKTGRVNKGVATTFLSQKHPMNGEPLPRVPIFIRKSQFRLPARTETPVIMVGPGTGLAPFRGFIQERDFHKKDGKEIGQTILYFGCRKRSEDYIYEEELEDYAKQGVINLRCAFSREQAHKVYVTHLLEEDMDLLWDVIGQKKGHFYICGDAKNMATDVRNILLKMLKTKGNLSDTEAQQYIKKMEAQKRYSADVWS
- the LOC131426098 gene encoding NADPH--cytochrome P450 reductase isoform X2 encodes the protein MQSSHRMIARVRRPIIQLCSVYNGQRQPHRNCVVDSNYVNSPVQRISRSGFFKRFSLRLLANILQDPKASSRFRRKWKLIEVFGLGNKTYEHYNKVGIYVDKRLEELGATRVFELGLGDDDANIEDDFITWKDKFWPAVCDFFGIESTGEDVMTRQYRLLEQPETPAERLYTGEIARLHSLQTQRPPFDAKNPFLAPIKINRELHKAGGRSCMHIEFDIEGSKMRYEAGDHLAMYPVNDSDLVVRLGKLCNADLDVIFSLINTDTDSSKKHPFPCPTTYRTALTHYIEITALPRTHILKELAEYCSDEKDKEFLRFMCSTAPEGKLKYQEWIQDSCRNIVHVLEDLPSCHPPIDHICELLPRLQPRFYSISSSSKLYPTTVHVTAVLVKYETKTGRVNKGVATTFLSQKHPMNGEPLPRVPIFIRKSQFRLPARTETPVIMVGPGTGLAPFRGFIQERDFHKKDGKEIGQTILYFGCRKRSEDYIYEEELEDYAKQGVINLRCAFSREQAHKVYVTHLLEEDMDLLWDVIGQKKGHFYICGDAKNMATDVRNILLKMLKTKGNLSDTEAQQYIKKMEAQKRYSADVWS